TCCCAAATTGCCCAAACCACCAGAGATGCCCCTCGTTTGGCATCACCCGCAGCAAAAACTCCTTCTTCTGATGTCTGGAACCGATTGTCTGCATGAATCGAGTACATCGGTTGTTGTCCATCTTCCAACATCTTCAGCGTTTCACTTGCGGCTATTGGGTCTTTCCGACCTCGCATACTAATTTTCACACCCAAATCATTCACCAACCCCGAGACAGTTGGCCCAATGAATCCCATTGCCAGTAAAATCAGGTCAACACCAATTGTAAATTCTGTGCCTTCCAGACGCTTCATGACGTTCCGGCCGTCTTCTTGTTTCCACTCGACCCGAACCGCCTGTAGCCCTTTCACAGCACCATTTTCATCACCAATCACTCTTTCAGTTAGAATGTTTGCTCTACAATCTGGGTCTACCTCTTCATGCACCGGAGTTGGACGCGGCTGCATGTTGACAATTTCAAACTGATAGACTCTTCGATCAGCTCCTTGTCTGTTCAAATTTCCTAAACAGTCTGCAGCGGTGAATCCTCCACCTAAAATTGCTACTCGCTTCCCTTGGGCTTGAACTGCATCCGGCTTAGGAGAATCGCCAGCTACAAATTGATTGCGTTGAGGCAAATAATCCATCGCATAGTGAATGCCCTTTAATTCCTTGCCCTCGGTTGTCAATTCTCTTTTTTGTTGAGCACCCGTTGCGAGTAGGATGGCGTCATATTGTGACCGAAGCTCCTTCGTGCTGATGTCTTTACCAACGTGACAGTTTGTGATGAAGCGTACCCCTTCAGCCT
The sequence above is drawn from the SAR324 cluster bacterium genome and encodes:
- a CDS encoding glutamate synthase subunit beta; this translates as MGNDTGFLEHSKQDVPRRPIAERIQDFREYDVHYSESEIKVQASRCMDCGIPFCHNSCPLGNQIPDWNDLVYRGHWREALDTLHSTNNFPEFTGRICPAPCEESCVLNAYYTLDEEERHRKKNSVTIEQIEKHIADRGWQEGWIKPQPPKKLTGKKVAVIGSGPAGLAAAQQLRRTGHEVTVYEKSDRLGGLLIYGIPDFKLEKINVQRRVDQMQAEGVRFITNCHVGKDISTKELRSQYDAILLATGAQQKRELTTEGKELKGIHYAMDYLPQRNQFVAGDSPKPDAVQAQGKRVAILGGGFTAADCLGNLNRQGADRRVYQFEIVNMQPRPTPVHEEVDPDCRANILTERVIGDENGAVKGLQAVRVEWKQEDGRNVMKRLEGTEFTIGVDLILLAMGFIGPTVSGLVNDLGVKISMRGRKDPIAASETLKMLEDGQQPMYSIHADNRFQTSEEGVFAAGDAKRGASLVVWAIWEGREAARSIDQYLMGESALPTSPQAEVLA